The Nocardioides sp. cx-173 genome segment TTGGCGTAGCCGAGCGCGAAGTCCAGCGCGCCCTGGGCGACGCCGACGGCCTGGGCGGCGATGGTGACGCGGGTGTGGTCGAGGGTGCGCATGGCGGTCTCGAAGCCGGTGCCCTCGGCGCCGATGATCCGGTCGCCCGGGATCCGGACGTTGTCGAGGTAGACCTCGCGCGTCGGCGAGCCCTTGATGCCGAGCTTCTTCTCCGGGGCGCCGAAGGAGACGCCGGCGTCGGCCTTCTCCACGACGAACGCCGAGATCCCGCGCGAGCGCTTCTCGGGGTCGGTCACGGCGAGGACCGTGTAGTACTCGCTGACGCCGGCGTTGGTGATCCAGCGCTTCACCCCGTTGAGCACCCAGTCGTCCCCGTCGCGCACCGCGCGGGTCTTCATCGAGACCGCGTCGGAGCCGGCGTCGGGCTCGGAGAGGCAGTAGGAGAAGCCACCCTCGCCGCGGGCGAGCCGACCGAGGTACTTCTGCTTGAGCTCCTCGGACCCGGCGAGCTGGACCGGGAGCGAGCCGAGCTTGTTGACCGCCGGGATCAGCGAGGACGACACGCACACGCGGGCGACCTCCTCGATCACGAGCACGGTCGCGAGCGCGTCGGCTCCGGCTCCGCCGTAGGCCTCGGGGACGTGTGGGGCGTGGAAGTCCGAGGCCAGCAGGGCTGCGGCGGCCTCCGCGGGATAGCGGGCCTCCTCGTCCACGGCGGCGGCGTACGGCGCCACCTTGGCCTCGGCGACCGCGCGGACCGCCTCACGGATGGCGCGGTGCTCCTCGGACAGGGCGAACAGGTCGGTGCTCATGTCGTGGTTCCTTGCTCGATGCTCAGTAGTCGTAGAAGCCGCGGCCGGACTTGCGGCCCAGCAGCCCGGCGTCGACCATCCGGGCCAGCAGCGGCGGCGGGGCGTAGAGCGGCTCCTTGAACTCCTCGTAGAGCGACTCGGCGACCGCCTTGGTGGTGTCGAGGCCGATCAGGTCGGCCAGCGCCAGCGGACCCTGCGGGTGCGCGGCGCCGAGCACGAGGCCGCGGTCGATGTCCTCCGCGGTGGCGAAGCCGGACTCGAGCATCCGGATCGCGGAGAGGATGAACGGCACCAGCAGCGAGTTGACGACGAAGCCGGCCCGGTCCTGACAGTCGATCGCCTGCTTGCCGAGCGAGCCCTCCACGAACGCGCGGGCGCGCTCAGTGGTCTCCGGCGAGGTCAGCAGGCTCGGCACCAGCTCGACGAGCGCGAGGACCGGCACCGGGTTGAAGAAGTGGATGCCCATGACCTGCTGGGGGCGGCTGGTGACCACGCCCAGCTTCATGATCGGGATCGAGGAGGTGTTGGAGGCGAGGATCGCGTCGGGCGAGGTGACGATGCGGTCGAGCTCGCGGAACAGCGCGACCTTGGCCGCCTCGTCCTCGACGATGGCCTCGACCACGAGGTCGCGGTCGGCCAGCTCCTCCAGGCTCGTGGCGACGCGGACCCGGGCCAGCACGTCCTCGGCCGAGTCGATCTTGCCGCGCTCCTGGGCCCGCCGCAGGGACTTCTCGAGCCGCGCCAGCCCTGCCTCGGCGGCGTCCTTGTTGGCCTCGGCGACGACGACGTCCAGGTCCGCACGCGCGCACACCTCGACGATGCCACTGCCCATCAGGCCGAAGCCCACGACTCCTACACGACTCACGCTCATGCTGCTCCTTGGGTACTGGGTTCCACCAGTATGGTACTCAGTACCAGCCGCCTCTCCAGGAGTGTCCATGTCACGCACCGCACGCCTGCGCGAGGCGGCGTTCGAGCTGTTCGAGCAGCAGGGGTACGACGCCACGACCGTCGAGGCGATCGCGGAGCGGGCCGGCGTCGGGCGGACCACGTTCTTCCGCGCCTTCGGGTCCAAGGAGGACGTGATCTTCCCGGACCACACCGACGTGCTGGCTCGCGTCCGCGAGCGGCTGGCGTCGTCCCCGGTCGAGGAGACCCCCGCGGCCGTCACCGAGGCGGCCCGCCTGGTGCTGCGTCGCTACCTCGACGAGGGGGACGTTGCGCGGGCCCGCTACCGGCTGACGCGCACCATCCCCCCGCTGCGGTCCCGGGAGATCGCCCACCTGCAGCAGTACCAGCGCGAGTTCCGCGAGTTCATCCGCCGCTGGACCGGCGAGGATGCCGGCGCCGACCTGCGCGCCGAGCTCATGGCGTCCTCGGTGGTGGTGGCGCACAACCACGTCCTGCGGCGCTGGCTGCGCGGGCTCTCCGAGCTTCCCGAGGCCGAGTTCGACGCCGCGATGGCCCAGGTACGGCGCACCCATGCGCCGCTCTCCCCCGCCGACCCCGCCGCCGGCACCACCGTGCTGGTGCTGCGCACACCGGACGACCCCGACCAGGTCCTGCCGGCGCTGCGCCGAGCGCTCGCGGGGAATGAGCCCGCACCGGACTAGGTTCTGAGTGCATGACCTCCTGGCAGGACCCCGAGTCCGTACGACTGATGCTGGACGACCTCGAGACCTGGGCGGTGGTGGGCCTGTCGGACTCGCCCAGCCGCACGGCGTACTCCATCGCCGAGCTGCTGCAGCGCCGGGGCAAGCGGATCGTGCCGATCCACCCGGCCGCCGCCGAGCCCGGCGGCCTGACGGTGCTCGGGGAGAAGGGCTACGCGTCCCTGGCCGACGTGCCGTTCCCGATCGACGTGGTCGACGTCTTCCGGCGCTCGGAGTCGGCCGGCGAGTTCGCGGACCAGGCGGTCGCCGTCGGCGCCAAGGGCGTGTGGTTCCAGCTCGGGGTCGTCGACGAGGCGGCCTTCGAGCGCACCACCGCCGCCGGTGTCCCCATGGTGATGGACACCTGTCCTGCCATCGAGTGGAGCCGACACTGACCCGTCGGTGATCTCCCGGGGGTGAGAGGGCTCCTCCTGGAGGACCGGTGATCGGGACCTGAGGCGGAGGCGGTGGGGTCCGCCGATCCCTAGCGTCGTCGGCATGACGATCCTTCTCAGTGACCCGCGGGTCCGAGCGGTGCCGGTGCGCGATCTCGGCGAGCCCCTGGTGGCGCTCGACGCGGCCCTCTCCCCCACCCGCCAGCTCGTCCGGCGCGGCCTGGCCGACCGGCTTGCCGCCGCCCACGTCGCGCTGCCGTCGGGCATCGGCCTGCTCGTGGTGGAGGGGCACCGCCCGGTCGCCGCCCAGCGCGCCATCGTCGCGTCGTACGGCGCCCAGGTGCGGGCGGCCAACCCGACGGTCTCCGTGGCCGAGGCCGAGCGGCTCACCAGCCGGTTCGTGGCGCCGGTCGGCGTGGCCCCGCACGTGGCGGGGGCGGCGGTCGACCTGACCCTGGTGGACGCCTGCGGCGAGGAGCTCGACCTCGGCACCCCGATCGACGCGACCCCCGAGCAGAGCGACGGCCGCTGCTACTTCGCCGCCGACGGCATCGGCGCCGACGCGCGTGCCCACCGGCTGCTGCTCGCGCGGGTCCTCGGGGGCGCGGGCCTGGTCAACTACCCCACCGAGTGGTGGCACTGGAGCTTCGGCGACCGCTACTGGGCCCTGTCCACGGGCGCTCCCGCCGCCCTGTACGGCCCCGTCGACGTCCCGGTCGCGGCATGACGGCGCTGGCCCATTCCGCGAACCTGCCCGTGACCGCCCGCCGGCACGGGCCCGCACTGCGCGTGGACCTGGGCGCGGTCGCCGCCAACACCCGGCTCTTCGCCGAGCGCACCGACGGCGCGCTGATGGCCGTCGTGAAGGCCGACGGCTTCGGGCACGGCGCCCTCGACGTGGCGCGCACGGCCCTGGCCAACGGGGCGTCCTGGCTGGGGGTCACGAGCATCGAGGAGGCACTGCCACTGCGCGACGCGGGCCTGCGGGTCCCGGTGCTGAGCTGGCTGAACCCGGTCGACGCCGACTTCGGCCGCGCCATCGCCGCCGGGATCGACCTGGCCGTGCCCAGCCGCGACCACCTCGACGCCATCGCCCGCGCCGGGCTCGGCGCGCGGGTCCACCTGCAGCTCGACACCGGCATGGCCCGCGACGGCGCGTCTCCCTCGGCGTGGGGGGCGCTGTGCCGCGCCGCCCGGCACGCCGAGCGCCTGGGCCGCGTCACCGTGGTCGGGGTGATGGGCCACCTCGGCTGCGCGGACGTGCCGGCGCACCCCGCCAACGCGGCCGGCCGGGTCCGCTTCACCTGGGGCGTCGAGATGGCCCGCGCGGCCGGCCTGCGCCCGCCGCTGCGGCACCTGGCCGCGACCGCGGCCACGCTCACCGACCCGCTGAGCCACCACACGCTGAGCCGCGTCGGCGCCGGGCTGGTCGGCATCGACCCGTCGGGCTCGACCCAGCTCGCGCCGGCGATGACGCTGACCGCGCCGGTAGTGGCGGTACGCCGGGTGCGCGCCGGCACCCCGGTCGGCTACGGCCACGACTGGACCGCGCCGCGCGCGACCAACCTGGCCCTGCTGCCACTCGGCTACGCCGACGGGCTGCCCCGAGCCACCGGGGGCCGCGCCGAGGTGCAGCTGCGCGGCCGGCGCTGTGCGGTCGTCGGCCGGGTCTCGATGGACCAGGTCGTCATCGACGTCGGCAGCGACGTCGTGGCGGTCGGCGAGAGCGCGACGGTGTTCGGCCCCGGCCACGGGGGCGAGCCCACGGTCGCGGAGTGGGCCGCGTGGGCGGACACCATCGAGCACGAGATCGTCACCGGCATCGGCGCCCGGGTGGCCCGATGAGCGCGCGCACCCGGGTCGCCGTCATCGGGGGCGGGCAGAGCTGCGAGCACGAGGTCTCGCTCGCCTCGGCGGCCTCCGTCGCCGGTGCGCTGGACCCGGCCGCCTACGACGTCGTCCGGCTGACCATCGACCCCCACGGCACCTGGCTGGACGGCGGACAGCGCCCGATCGGGCTGGCCGGCGCCGCGCACGTGCTCCGCGGCTGCGACGTGGTGCTGCCGGTCGTGCACGGCCCGCGTGGCGAGGACGGCACGCTCGCGGCGCTGTGCGAGCTGGCCGGGCTGCCCTACGTCGGCTCGCGGGTCGGCGCGGGCGCGCTCGCCATGGACAAGTGGGCGACCAAGCTGGTCGCCGAGGCGGTCGGGATCAGGACCGCACCGGCGGCCCTGCTCACGGCCGCGACGGCACCGACGTACCTGTGGACGCACCCGGTCGTCGTCAAGCCGGTCGCGGCCGGGTCCAGCCACGGCGTGAGCCTCGTCGAGCGGCCCGGGCAGCTGGCCGCGGCCCTCGACGCCGCGCTCGCGCTCGACGACCGGGTGCTGGTCGAGGACCTGCTCGTCGGGCGCGAGGTCGACATCGCCGTGATCGCGCGACCCGACGGCTCGCGGCTGCTCTCCCCGCCGCTCGAAGTCGTGGTCGACGGCCTCTTCGACCACGACGCCAAGTACGGCGGCGGCGCCGACTTCCGCGTGCCGGCATCGCTCACCGAGACCGAGGGCAAGGCGGTCAAGGACGCCGCGCTGGCGGTGTTCGACGCGCTCGGCTGCCGCGGCGTCGCCCGCGTCGACTTCTTCGTCACCGACGCCGGCGTCGTGCTCAACGAGGTCAACACCATGCCCGGCTTCACCGCCCACTCCCAGGTCCCGCGCATGTACGCCGCCGCGGGGCTTCCCTACCCGGCGCTGCTCGACCTGCTGGTGCGCGACGCGCTCGCGACCCCGTGCGGATAGCCGGCCTGGACCTGCTGCGGGGCATCGCCGTCGGGCTGGTGATGCTGCGTCACGCCCTTCCCGCGCCGTTCGCCGGCGCCGGTGTGGTGGGGGTGGTGATGTTCTTCGCGCTGTCCGGCTACCTGATCACCGGGCTCCTTGCCGGCGAGCTGGAGCGCGAGGGCCGCGTCGACCTCGGTCGCTTCTACCGGCGCCGCGCCCGGCGACTGCTGCCGGCGCTGCTCTTCCTGGTGCTCGGCGTGGTCGTGGTGACGCTGGCGCTGGACCCGCTGGGCGATCGGGACGAGCTCCCGAAGACGGTGCTGGTCGCCCTGACCTGGACCGGGAACCTCCCGTTCGGCCACGCCAGCGACGCGACGTTCCACCTGTGGACGCTGGCGACCGAGGAGCAGTTCTACCTGGTGTGGCCGGCGCTGCTGGCGTTCGCGTTCGCACGGCAGCGCGTGGGCGCCGCCCTGGTCCTGGCGGCGACGGCGTGCCTGCTGGCCTGCGTGGCGACGCTGGTGTGGCTGCGCGACGCTCCCGACCTCGCCTACGCACTGCCGACGTCGTGGGCGGTGTGCTTCGTGGTGGGCGCGGGGACCCGCCTGCACGCCCACCGGCTCACGCTCCCGGTGTGGGCAGCGCCCCTAGCGCTGGTCGGGCTGGGAGTATTGAGCGTGCTTCCCTTGCGCGGTCACGCCCTGACCTACCTCGTGGCCGGCCCGACCATCGCCGGCCTGACCGCCGTACTGCTCGTGTCCTGGCGCACGTGGGCCGAGGTCTCGGCCCCGGCCCTGCGCGCCCTCGTCTGGCTGGGCACCGTCTCCTACGCCGCCTACCTGTGGAACTACCCGCTCACCCTCTGGCTGCGCCCCCACACCGAGCTGGCCGGCCCCCTCGCGGCCGCGCTGACGCTCCTCGTCGCGGCCGTGAGCTGGTACCTCGTCGAGCGACGGTGGCAGACCGCGGCGCGGGCCCCGGTCGCCGCATGAGGACCGACGCCCCGCGCTGGCTCCCCGACACCGCGGCCGGGCTGGCGGTGCTGGCGCTGGGCCTGCTGGAGGCGGCCAACCGGGACAACGTGACGACGCCGCGGACCGGCCTGGCGCTGGTGGCCCTGATGATGGCGTGCGCGGTGGCCATGAGCCGGCATGCGCCGGGGGCGGCGCTGGGGCTGACGTGGGGCATCGGGGTGCTGCAGGTCGTCAACGGCGTCGACCTGATGCTGGTCGAGCTGGCCATCGCCGTCGTCGCCTTCGGCTGTGCGCGCTGGGGCTCGACGGCGACCGTGTGGCTCAGCGTCCTGTCGATCCCGGCCGCGGCCCTGATCGCCGTCGTGTACGTCGGGCTCAACGGTCTCGGCGGGCTCGTGGAGGGCGCCGGCTTCCAGCAGCTGGTGGAGGACCGCTACCGCTACGGCGACACCTGGCAGATCGGGGCGGCAGTGATCGGCATGTCCCTGCTCGGGGTCCCGTGGCTGGCCGGCCTGGCGCTGCGCTTCGTGGCGCGCGCGCGGTCCTCCCGCGTCTCCCAGGAGCACGCCGAGGAGGAGGCGGCCGAGGCGGTGCGCGAGTCCGAGCAGGCTCGCGAGATCGCCCGGCTGCGCGAGGAGCAGGCGCGCCTGGCGCGCGACGTGCACGACGTCGTCGGCCACTCCCTCGCCGTGATCCTCGCCCAGGCCGAGTCGGCGCAGTACCTCTCCGACCTCGACAGCGAGAAGCTCAAGGCGACGATGGAGAACATCGCGACCTCCGCGCGCTCCTCCCTGCAGGACGTCCGCCACGTGCTGACGCCCGCCGACCGCGCCGGGCCCACGAGCAGCGCGGGGCTCGACGAGCTCATCGCCGGCGTCCGCGCCAGCGGCCACGAGGTCGTCTCCAGCGAGGTCGGCGTCGTGCAGCCGCTGCCACCCGAGCTGGAGGTCGTGGCGTTCCGGGTGCTCCAGGAGATGCTCACCAACGCCATGCGCCACGGCCGCCGCGACGAGCCGGTGTTCGTGGAGCGCCACTGGCCCGACGGCGGTGGGGACGCCGGGCTGCGCATCGAGGTCCGCAACGTCGTCGACCCCGCCGCACAGGAGACGCCGCCGGGTCAGGGGCTCGACGGGATGCGCCGCCGGCTCGAGTCGGTCGGCGGCCGCCTGGACGTACGCCAGCGGGCGACCCCCGAGGGCGAGACGTTCACCGTCACTGCCTGGGTGCCGGTGCGGTCGGGGGCCGCATGATCCGGGTGCTGCTGGTCGACGACCAGGACCTGTTCCGCGAGGGCGTCGCGGTCATCGTCGGCGCCCAGGAGGGCATGGAGGTGGTCGGCCAAGCCGGCGACGGCCTCCACGCCGTGCGGATGGTCGACGAGCTCGCGCCGGACGTCGTGCTCATGGACATCCGGATGCCCGAGATGGACGGCGTCGAGGCCACCCGCCAGATCTTCCTCCCCGAGCGAGTCGCCCGACGCGAGCACCCGGTGCGGGTCATCGTGCTGACGACGTTCAACCTCGACGACCGCGCGGCCACGGCGATCCGGCACGGCGCCAGCGGGTTCCTGCTCAAGGACACGACCCCGGTGCTGCTGCGCGACGCGATCCGCACGGTGCACGCCGGCAACGCGGTGCTCGCCCCCCAGGACCTCTCGACCCTGCTCGAGGGCCAGTTCCGGACGCAGCGGCCGGTGCCACCGGCCTACCTGGCGCTGACGGAGAAGGA includes the following:
- a CDS encoding acyl-CoA dehydrogenase family protein — protein: MSTDLFALSEEHRAIREAVRAVAEAKVAPYAAAVDEEARYPAEAAAALLASDFHAPHVPEAYGGAGADALATVLVIEEVARVCVSSSLIPAVNKLGSLPVQLAGSEELKQKYLGRLARGEGGFSYCLSEPDAGSDAVSMKTRAVRDGDDWVLNGVKRWITNAGVSEYYTVLAVTDPEKRSRGISAFVVEKADAGVSFGAPEKKLGIKGSPTREVYLDNVRIPGDRIIGAEGTGFETAMRTLDHTRVTIAAQAVGVAQGALDFALGYAKERQQFGKPISDFQGLQFLLADMGMKVEAARQMTYAAAGRSERNDPDLTFFGAAAKCFASDVAMEVTTNAVQVLGGYGYTRDYPVERMMRDAKITQIYEGTNQVQRIVMARQLLAGVQSQL
- a CDS encoding 3-hydroxybutyryl-CoA dehydrogenase is translated as MSRVGVVGFGLMGSGIVEVCARADLDVVVAEANKDAAEAGLARLEKSLRRAQERGKIDSAEDVLARVRVATSLEELADRDLVVEAIVEDEAAKVALFRELDRIVTSPDAILASNTSSIPIMKLGVVTSRPQQVMGIHFFNPVPVLALVELVPSLLTSPETTERARAFVEGSLGKQAIDCQDRAGFVVNSLLVPFILSAIRMLESGFATAEDIDRGLVLGAAHPQGPLALADLIGLDTTKAVAESLYEEFKEPLYAPPPLLARMVDAGLLGRKSGRGFYDY
- the alr gene encoding alanine racemase, which gives rise to MTALAHSANLPVTARRHGPALRVDLGAVAANTRLFAERTDGALMAVVKADGFGHGALDVARTALANGASWLGVTSIEEALPLRDAGLRVPVLSWLNPVDADFGRAIAAGIDLAVPSRDHLDAIARAGLGARVHLQLDTGMARDGASPSAWGALCRAARHAERLGRVTVVGVMGHLGCADVPAHPANAAGRVRFTWGVEMARAAGLRPPLRHLAATAATLTDPLSHHTLSRVGAGLVGIDPSGSTQLAPAMTLTAPVVAVRRVRAGTPVGYGHDWTAPRATNLALLPLGYADGLPRATGGRAEVQLRGRRCAVVGRVSMDQVVIDVGSDVVAVGESATVFGPGHGGEPTVAEWAAWADTIEHEIVTGIGARVAR
- a CDS encoding D-alanine--D-alanine ligase family protein; this encodes MSARTRVAVIGGGQSCEHEVSLASAASVAGALDPAAYDVVRLTIDPHGTWLDGGQRPIGLAGAAHVLRGCDVVLPVVHGPRGEDGTLAALCELAGLPYVGSRVGAGALAMDKWATKLVAEAVGIRTAPAALLTAATAPTYLWTHPVVVKPVAAGSSHGVSLVERPGQLAAALDAALALDDRVLVEDLLVGREVDIAVIARPDGSRLLSPPLEVVVDGLFDHDAKYGGGADFRVPASLTETEGKAVKDAALAVFDALGCRGVARVDFFVTDAGVVLNEVNTMPGFTAHSQVPRMYAAAGLPYPALLDLLVRDALATPCG
- a CDS encoding sensor histidine kinase encodes the protein MRTDAPRWLPDTAAGLAVLALGLLEAANRDNVTTPRTGLALVALMMACAVAMSRHAPGAALGLTWGIGVLQVVNGVDLMLVELAIAVVAFGCARWGSTATVWLSVLSIPAAALIAVVYVGLNGLGGLVEGAGFQQLVEDRYRYGDTWQIGAAVIGMSLLGVPWLAGLALRFVARARSSRVSQEHAEEEAAEAVRESEQAREIARLREEQARLARDVHDVVGHSLAVILAQAESAQYLSDLDSEKLKATMENIATSARSSLQDVRHVLTPADRAGPTSSAGLDELIAGVRASGHEVVSSEVGVVQPLPPELEVVAFRVLQEMLTNAMRHGRRDEPVFVERHWPDGGGDAGLRIEVRNVVDPAAQETPPGQGLDGMRRRLESVGGRLDVRQRATPEGETFTVTAWVPVRSGAA
- a CDS encoding M15 family metallopeptidase — encoded protein: MTILLSDPRVRAVPVRDLGEPLVALDAALSPTRQLVRRGLADRLAAAHVALPSGIGLLVVEGHRPVAAQRAIVASYGAQVRAANPTVSVAEAERLTSRFVAPVGVAPHVAGAAVDLTLVDACGEELDLGTPIDATPEQSDGRCYFAADGIGADARAHRLLLARVLGGAGLVNYPTEWWHWSFGDRYWALSTGAPAALYGPVDVPVAA
- a CDS encoding CoA-binding protein, with amino-acid sequence MTSWQDPESVRLMLDDLETWAVVGLSDSPSRTAYSIAELLQRRGKRIVPIHPAAAEPGGLTVLGEKGYASLADVPFPIDVVDVFRRSESAGEFADQAVAVGAKGVWFQLGVVDEAAFERTTAAGVPMVMDTCPAIEWSRH
- a CDS encoding response regulator, with translation MIRVLLVDDQDLFREGVAVIVGAQEGMEVVGQAGDGLHAVRMVDELAPDVVLMDIRMPEMDGVEATRQIFLPERVARREHPVRVIVLTTFNLDDRAATAIRHGASGFLLKDTTPVLLRDAIRTVHAGNAVLAPQDLSTLLEGQFRTQRPVPPAYLALTEKEREVFAAVARGLSNTEIAALVFAGESTVKTHVGAILRKLGLRDRVQIVVFAHEHALAG
- a CDS encoding TetR/AcrR family transcriptional regulator, whose protein sequence is MSRTARLREAAFELFEQQGYDATTVEAIAERAGVGRTTFFRAFGSKEDVIFPDHTDVLARVRERLASSPVEETPAAVTEAARLVLRRYLDEGDVARARYRLTRTIPPLRSREIAHLQQYQREFREFIRRWTGEDAGADLRAELMASSVVVAHNHVLRRWLRGLSELPEAEFDAAMAQVRRTHAPLSPADPAAGTTVLVLRTPDDPDQVLPALRRALAGNEPAPD
- a CDS encoding acyltransferase family protein, with product MRIAGLDLLRGIAVGLVMLRHALPAPFAGAGVVGVVMFFALSGYLITGLLAGELEREGRVDLGRFYRRRARRLLPALLFLVLGVVVVTLALDPLGDRDELPKTVLVALTWTGNLPFGHASDATFHLWTLATEEQFYLVWPALLAFAFARQRVGAALVLAATACLLACVATLVWLRDAPDLAYALPTSWAVCFVVGAGTRLHAHRLTLPVWAAPLALVGLGVLSVLPLRGHALTYLVAGPTIAGLTAVLLVSWRTWAEVSAPALRALVWLGTVSYAAYLWNYPLTLWLRPHTELAGPLAAALTLLVAAVSWYLVERRWQTAARAPVAA